A single window of Lutzomyia longipalpis isolate SR_M1_2022 chromosome 1, ASM2433408v1 DNA harbors:
- the LOC129791706 gene encoding uncharacterized protein LOC129791706, whose protein sequence is MFRQIKVFPHERDLQRILWRENQWEDVKEYTLNTVTYGTACATFLSVKVIQQLAIDEGHHFPKAKAAMKDFYVDDVLTGAHSLQEAREVRDQLIGLMSRGGMNLRKWTASDPRLLEDLPQNQIESKYLNLTDDEVLKALGVGWNPITDKIQYTVRAPTAGQLTKRKILSDVAAIFDPIGLLAPIMIAAKMFVQRLWKEKLDWDDPIPSIIADEWNTFLHNLPDIGKIEIERFFGYEPGSNVQLHGFADASEKGFGAVIYVRVSTRETTKVTILTAKTRVTPLKKKISLPRLELCGGVLLAELMDNTEKALQIPGIEKHAWLDSKIALAWIAKDAANWETYIANRVEKIHQLVNRNVWKHVESAQNPADIASRGICPSQLSQNALWWNGPSWLSRNEREWPVNENDTPPAKAEDRENSCTTTNKKEEDDQRNVMGHQAVCALSTEGGDKAVQNPLTMKYDSLNKAIRITAYCKRFLQLCRGEKPETPHLSSKELNDAELILVKQLQEQHFEKEIQLLSAGRQIPTTNKLLTLDPFLDENGILRPHKEQVLDSSLTRNRVFCTKKMYQMLQAPKTPTSPTDGSTTGRPGHTLRALLTLRGRLRRALHNQGIQRPTKAIHLELVSELTTQAFLAALDRFTARRGKPTKISSDNGTNFVGAKNALDKEVKKAFSEATQVAAEHVAKSGIHWELIPPASPHFGGLWEAGVKSTKRHLKAVLTKTILTFEEFYTVLTSVEAALNSRPLTPLSEDAHDLAALSPGHFLIGRELLAPPQEIIEEREPTRRWRLVKKLQQDVWKRWVKEYLHHLQERNKWKKRTQPIKTGELVLIMDDNTAPLQWPLARVEHVLPDKAGLPRVADLRTATGTKRRPITKIARLPIYQEDNPIEEAPVDALPWDRLTLLTRFIITHWSVRHLAYTSRSSGGPKLKEDPFA, encoded by the exons ATGTTCAGGCAGATTAAGGTGTTCCCTCATGAGCGAGATCTGCAGCGCATACTTTGGCGCGAAAATCAGTGGGAAGATGTGAAGGAATACACCTTAAATACGGTGACCTACGGCACCGCATGTGCAACATTTCTGTCAGTGAAGGTCATCCAGCAATTGGCCATAGATGAGGGTCATCACTTTCCAAAGGCAAAAGCTGCCATGAAAGATTTCTACGTTGATGACGTCCTCACAGGCGCACATTCCCTCCAAGAGGCAAGGGAGGTGCGAGACCAGCTAATTGGATTGATGAGTAGAGGAGGGATGAATCTTCGGAAGTGGACGGCCAGTGATCCCCGACTTCTTGAGGACCTTCcacaaaatcaaattgaatcgAAATATCTCAACCTTACAGATGATGAAGTGCTCAAGGCTCTCGGGGTTGGATGGAATCCAATCACGGATAAGATCCAGTACACAGTAAGGGCTCCGACGGCTGGGCAactcacaaaaagaaaaattctctcagaCGTCGCAGCCATTTTCGACCCCATAGGTCTACTTGCCCCGATCATGATTGCTGCGAAAATGTTCGTCCAAAGACTCTGGAAAGAGAAATTGGACTGGGATGATCCCATACCCTCCATCATCGCAGATGAATGGAACACATTTCTGCACAATCTACCGGACATTGGCAAAATTGAGATCGAAAGATTTTTCGGTTACGAACCAGGCAGCAATGTTCAGTTGCATGGTTTCGCCGATGCCTCGGAAAAAGGATTCGGGGCAGTGATCTATGTACGAGTCTCGACCAGAGAGACAACAAAAGTAACAATTCTAACAGCCAAAACAAGAGTAACACcactgaaaaagaaaataagccTCCCGAGATTGGAGCTTTGCGGTGGGGTACTGCTAGCTGAATTGATGGATAACACAGAAAAGGCACTTCAAATTCCAGGGATAGAAAAACATGCGTGGCTTGATTCAAAAATCGCGCTCGCTTGGATAGCGAAAGACGCAGCGAATTGGGAAACGTACATTGCGAATAGGGTGGAGAAAATACACCAACTCGTAAACAGAAATGTATGGAAACACGTCGAGTCAGCACAAAATCCAGCGGACATCGCTTCACGGGGAATATGCCCGTCTCAGCTATCACAAAATGCATTATGGTGGAATGGCCCCTCCTGGCTATCGCGCAATGAAAGGGAGTGGCCAGTCAATGAAAATGATACCCCACCCGCAAAAGCTGAGGATCGCGAAAACTCTTGCACTACCACAAACAAAAAAGAGGAGGATGATCAGCGCAATGTTATGGGACACCAGGCAGTATGTGCTCTAAGCACAGAAGGAGGAGACAAAGCCGTACAAAACCCATTAACAATGAAATACGATTCCCTCAACAAAGCCATTCGCATAACAGCATATTGCAAGAGATTTCTACAACTATGCAGAGGTGAGAAACCCGAAACACCACATCTATCAAGTAAAGAGCTCAATGATGCAGAACTCATCCTTGTAAAGCAACTCCAAGAGCAGCATTTCGAGAAAGAAATACAGCTCTTGAGTGCAGGGCGTCAGATTCCCACCACAAATAAATTACTCACTCTTGACCCATTTTTGGATGAAAATGGAATTCTAAGA CCACACAAGGAACAAGTACTGGATTCCAGCCTCACGAGGAATCGTGTCTTCTGTACTAAGAAAATGTATCAAATGCTTCAGGCTCCGAAAACACCAACCTCACCAACTGATGGGTCAACTACCGGCCGACCGGGTCACACCCTCCGCGCCCTTCTCACATTGCGGGGTCGATTACGCCGGGCCCTTCACAACCAAGGCATCCAAAGGCC CACAAAGGCCATTCACTTGGAATTAGTCAGTGAACTGACAACTCAAGCATTTCTAGCGGCGCTGGATAGGTTCACAGCCCGTCGCGGAAAACCCACAAAGATATCCAGCGACAATGGCACAAATTTCGTCGGTGCCAAAAATGCATTAGACAAAGAAGTCAAGAAGGCTTTCTCAGAAGCCACTCAAGTTGCAGCAGAACATGTAGCAAAAAGCGGCATCCACTGGGAATTGATACCACCCGCCTCACCCCACTTTGGGGGCCTTTGGGAGGCAGGTGTCAAGTCCACTAAAAGACACCTGAAGGCAGTTCTGACCAAAACAATCCTCACCTTTGAGGAGTTTTATACAGTGCTCACCTCAGTGGAAGCAGCGCTAAATTCGAGACCACTAACACCCCTGTCTGAGGACGCTCACGACCTCGCCGCCCTAAGCCCGGGACACTTCCTGATCGGAAGGGAGTTATTAGCTCCTCCACAGGAAATTATTGAAGAAAGAGAACCAACAAGACGGTGGAGACTCGTAAAGAAGCTACAGCAAGACGTTTGGAAGAGATGGGTGAAGGAATACCTTCACCACCTACAAGAGCGCAACAAATGGAAGAAACGCACTCAACCCATAAAAACAGGTGAATTAGTGCTAATCATGGATGACAACACGGCTCCCCTACAATGGCCTTTAGCCCGGGTTGAGCATGTATTACCCGACAAGGCTGGCCTACCTCGCGTTGCTGATCTTAGAACAGCAACGGGTACAAAGAGAAGACCTATAACAAAGATTGCCCGGTTACCGATTTACCAAGAGGACAATCCAATCGAAGAGGCGCCTGTTGACGCCTTG CCATGGGATCGGCTCACACTCCTCACGCGGTTCATAATTACACACTGGTCAGTCCGTCACCTGGCCTATACATCGAGGAGTTCGGGTGGGCCAAAATTAAAAGAGGATCCCTTCGCGTAG